The following proteins are co-located in the Nomia melanderi isolate GNS246 chromosome 1, iyNomMela1, whole genome shotgun sequence genome:
- the LOC116432686 gene encoding uncharacterized protein LOC116432686, with translation MKLGDNMTMEAYNIWGDVPPRKCRPPKIGDIPKHNAVDEESPGSVTKSLAVPQDTRDPSLDISLDASRNIVFPLDSGSAAEHFSSIRKFECRRSPVAETGFQYSPEKTGGPLSFRIGVHDPLSSRQESLLIKQETVLKQSPDTPKLRNKFSQRSSDLDSKVTIKLPREESFKLRTKYGEESPRSPSSPEDLSDREILEVRKDSALFLEETEGLPTLREILKARGPKIIRPRRESSGYASNLGTFDEDRRSSSTADVPQDLSSFLKERRRSSTGPKRPNSRVIVSRAEDSLTEEADTVRMPTTDVHRKLSNAGLDMPDIEEAKELMRDEVSATLETLDSLCDLVNRVSVDEPSARRVPVGRSVSPKSDTEALEGTKKACVAPKYQDPFATVTVTSTIDHSSTCLTPSNRSFCQLIPLNPDSTGRSTGAEAEETWDRSKLRINIEPINPSAEDVVKTEEDLIDRLALPYNADNGTGQFQNDQSKVLPRTVKVYQLLSTQSEDRTDREMYLADRRTSLQISKRDDVSQSIMMTAESKDDVTGGSTLSLSTSVSNDMNTRLFAEITDDTLVKKGYLSTDTGASQKFLGDSSNVSIRPIYPYCPYSPYGSPQGSPRNRRRPLRESRRVSIDNREGALQLNQYKLLDNIGQGSYGIVKLAYNEEDETHYAMKILSKKKLMKKAGIFGRMAPGRKGAADPLAKVYREIALLKKLDHPNVVKLVEVLDDPDEDNLYLVFELVQKGEILQIPAEKPLDEETARKNFRDVVMGVEYLHYQRIVHRDIKPSNLLVDSDGRIKIADLGVSAELRASGELLTGPAGTPAFAAPETTTPGAHYSGTLCDVWSMGVTLYSLVTGKVPWYGSGSIIGVQAAVRTEPLKFPEEPLLSQDLCDLISRMLAKNAADRISLPGIKEHAWLTNHGAEPLPSEADNCRLPVTVTDEEVERVVTRIPKLDTLILIKTMLKQHSFQNPFLPKKSGKAAGADAVGVDSLELPSTPRSVETQVPGKSVRNVKSERFQRTGRSNSAPDSYDWQTNGRQMSIDSALPPVTEASSQETETERR, from the exons GCACAACGCGGTGGACGAAGAATCGCCGGGCTCGGTCACGAAGTCGCTAGCGGTTCCCCAAGACACGAGGGACCCGTCGCTGGACATATCGCTGGACGCGTCGAGGAACATCGTTTTTCCATTAGACTCGGGCTCCGCCGCGGAGCACTTCTCTTCCATCCGTAAATTCGAATGTCGAAGATCGCCGGTCGCGGAGACTGGTTTCCAATACTCGCCGGAGAAAACGGGAGGACCGTTGAGCTTCCGGATCGGAGTCCACGATCCCCTGTCCTCGCGGCAAGAGTCTCTGCTAATCAAGCAGGAAACGGTGCTGAAACAATCGCCGGACACCCCGAAGTTGAGAAACAAATTCTCGCAGAGGTCCAGCGACTTGGACAGTAAGGTGACCATCAAGCTACCCCGCGAAGAGTCCTTTAAACTCAGGACGAAGTACGGCGAAGAGTCGCCCAGGTCTCCGTCCAGTCCCGAGGACCTCTCCGACCGAGAGATCCTCGAAGTCAGGAAGGACAGCGCGCTGTTCCTCGAGGAGACAGAGGGACTGCCTACTCTTCGGGAGATCCTGAAGGCCAGGGGACCCAAGATCATCAGACCCAGGCGGGAAAGTAGCGGTTACGCCAGCAACCTGGGCACTTTCGACGAGGACAGGCGGAGCTCGTCCACGGCGGACGTCCCGCAGGACTTGTCTTCGTTCCTGAAGGAAAGACGCAGGTCGTCTACCGGGCCGAAGCGCCCGAACTCCAGAGTGATCGTCAGCAGGGCTGAGGATAGCCTGACGGAGGAAGCGGACACTGTCAGGATGCCGACCACGGATGTGCACCGGAAGCTGTCCAACGCAGGACTAGACATGCCTGACATCGAGGAAGCGAAGGAGCTGATGAGGGACGAAGTTTCCGCCACGCTCGAGACTTTGGATAGCTTGTGCGACCTCGTGAACCGCGTCAGCGTTG ACGAGCCGTCAGCGCGGCGAGTTCCGGTGGGCCGCAGCGTCTCGCCGAAATCGGACACCGAAGCCCTCGAGGGGACGAAGAAGGCTTGTGTCGCTCCGAAATACCAAGATCCGTTCGCGACCGTCACCGTCACCTCGACGATCGACCACTCCTCGACATGTTTGACGCCCTCGAACCGATCGTTCTGCCAGCTCATCCCGTTGAACCCTGACTCCACCGGCCGGAGCACTGGAGCAGAAGCTGAGGAGACTTGGGACCGATCGAAGTTGAGGATCAACATCGAACCGATTAACCCATCGGCGGAGGACGTCGTCAAGACCGAGGAGGACTTGATCGACAGGCTGGCGCTACCGTACAACGCGGACAATGGAACTGGCCAATTCCAGAACGACCAGTCGAAGGTCCTCCCCAGGACTGTCAAAGTCTACCAGCTGCTGTCCACCCAGTCCGAAGACAGGACCGACCGGGAGATGTACCTGGCAGACAGAAGGACGTCGCTGCAGATATCCAAGCGCGACGATGTGTCCCAGTCTATAATGATGACTGCTGAATCGAAAGATGACGTGACCGGGGGCAGTACTCTTTCTCTGAGCACTAGTGTCTCCAATGACATGAACACCAGATTGTTTGCTGAGATCACCGACGACACTCTCGTGAAGAAAGGCTATTTATCCACTGATACGGGAGCGAGTCAGAAATTCCTTGGCGATAGCTCCAATGTCAGCATCAGGCCTATCTATCCTTATTGTCCTTATTCGCCGTATGGGAGTCCCCAAGGCTCGCCTAGGAACAGGAGGAGACCGCTCAGGGAGAGCAGGAGGGTGTCCATCGACAATAGGGAGGGTGCTCTGCAGTTGAACCAGTACAAGTTACTGGACAATATTGGCCAG GGCTCGTACGGGATCGTGAAGCTCGCTTACAACGAGGAGGACGAGACCCACTACGCGATGAAGATCCTGAGCAAGAAGAAGCTGATGAAGAAGGCGGGCATCTTCGGCAGAATGGCGCCGGGCAGGAAGGGCGCGGCTGACCCCCTGGCGAAGGTCTACAGGGAAATCGCGTTGCTGAAAAAATTGGATCACCCGAACGTCGTGAAACTGGTCGAGGTGCTCGACGACCCGGACGAAGACAATCTCTACCTCGTTTTCGAGCTGGTCCAAAAGGGAGAGATACTACAGATTCCCGCGGAGAAACCGCTCGACGAGGAAACCGCTAGGAAGAACTTCCGCGATGTCGTGATGGGCGTGGAGTATC TTCATTACCAGCGGATAGTGCACCGCGACATAAAACCCAGCAATCTGCTGGTGGACAGCGACGGCCGCATTAAGATCGCTGATCTGGGTGTCAGCGCGGAATTGAGGGCATCCGGAGAATTATTAACTGGACCAGCTGGCACACCGGCGTTCGCCGCACCCGAAACAACCACACCTGGCGCCCATTACTCCGGAACT CTGTGCGATGTGTGGTCGATGGGAGTGACGCTCTACTCGTTGGTAACCGGCAAGGTGCCTTGGTACGGTTCCGGTAGCATAATTGGCGTCCAAGCGGCGGTTCGCACCGAGCCGTTAAAGTTCCCGGAGGAGCCGTTGCTCTCGCAGGATCTCTGCGATCTGATCTCCAGGATGCTGGCCAAGAACGCGGCCGACAGGATCTCGTTGCCAGGGATCAAGGAGCACGCCTGGCTGACCAATCACGGTGCGGAACCACTGCCAAGCGAGGCCGACAATTGCCGACTTCCGGTCACCGTCACGGACGAGGAGGTGGAACGTGTGGTCACCAGGATACCGAAGCTGGATACGCTGATCCTCATCAAGACCATGCTGAAGCAGCACAGTTTCCAA AATCCGTTCTTGCCGAAGAAGAGTGGGAAGGCAGCGGGCGCCGACGCTGTCGGTGTCGATAGTTTGGAGTTGCCCTCGACGCCGAGGTCCGTGGAGACTCAGGTGCCTGGGAAATCGGTCAGGAACGTGAAGTCGGAACGATTCCAGCGAACCGGAAGAAGCAACTCTGCTCCGGACTCGTATGACTGGCAGACAAACGGCAG ACAAATGTCCATA